In Trichocoleus sp., the following are encoded in one genomic region:
- a CDS encoding Mu transposase C-terminal domain-containing protein, translating into MKVAHRKVEKYGCVRFEGLVYRGDCLVDYEGEEVSLRYDQRNIITLLAYTLPKHDQPGELIGAVCARDAKEDQISLEELKWLKRKLRERGKEVDNNSIWAERLGLYGFIEEKRKSKRKRRRSAQERRNQKTNQSKVVEMFPRNDSPENQPEDQENITSTADQPLTNAVEFIHTPASPEPIVSNVVAYDWNQLLEDNW; encoded by the coding sequence ATGAAGGTCGCTCATCGCAAAGTTGAAAAGTATGGGTGTGTCCGGTTTGAGGGGTTAGTGTATCGGGGAGACTGTCTCGTGGACTATGAGGGAGAAGAGGTGTCTCTCCGGTATGATCAGCGCAATATTATTACGCTTTTAGCTTACACGTTGCCTAAACATGATCAACCAGGAGAATTGATTGGTGCTGTTTGTGCAAGAGATGCAAAAGAGGATCAAATTTCTTTGGAAGAACTGAAGTGGCTGAAGCGAAAGCTGCGTGAACGCGGGAAGGAAGTTGACAATAATTCAATCTGGGCTGAACGGTTAGGATTATATGGGTTTATTGAGGAGAAGCGAAAATCTAAACGGAAACGTCGTCGGAGTGCCCAAGAACGTCGTAATCAAAAGACTAACCAATCAAAAGTGGTTGAAATGTTTCCTCGAAATGATTCTCCTGAAAATCAGCCAGAGGATCAAGAAAATATAACGTCTACGGCTGATCAACCTCTAACCAATGCTGTAGAGTTTATACATACTCCAGCAAGCCCAGAGCCCATCGTATCCAATGTTGTGGCTTACGATTGGAACCAACTTTTAGAGGATAACTGGTAG